One genomic segment of Planctomycetota bacterium includes these proteins:
- the ilvD gene encoding dihydroxy-acid dehydratase: MTASTSAFPRPHSRVVTDGPERAPHRAFFRAMGLTDEDMDKPWVGVGAAWNEATPCNTTLDRQAIAAADGVKAAGGTPRRFHTISVSDGIGMGHQGMKASLVSREVIADSAELMFRAHGYDAFVGIAGCDKSLPGMLMAMARLNRPSVFLYGGTILPGELDGKKLTVQDVYEAVGAHSAGKIDDEQLRRVECAACPSAGSCGGQFTANTMATVAEAIGMALPGSGSPPAVDESRDEYAKQCGDAVLQLLMNDVKPRDIMTMKAFENAVAVAAATGGSTNVALHLPALAAECGLTLTLDDIDRISRRTPIIADLKPFGRYTAYEVHQAGGIPAILKVLLDADLLHGDTLTVTGRTMAENLKDVVLKEDQDVVVPVSKAYEPHGGLHVLRGSLAPDGCVIKTAGVKRLQHRGPAKCFDCEEDAMAAVQASKIVAGDVVVIRYEGPKGGPGMREMLGVTAAIVGQGLGYDVCMITDGRFSGATRGLMIGHCGPEAQVGGPIALVRDGDTIAIDAHAGTIELEVSDDDLTRRRAAWTPRVTDYTTGAIAKYAALVGPASGGAVTSQPAT; encoded by the coding sequence ATGACCGCCAGCACCTCCGCCTTCCCCCGCCCCCATTCCCGCGTCGTCACCGACGGACCCGAGCGTGCCCCGCACCGCGCGTTCTTCCGCGCCATGGGCCTCACCGACGAGGACATGGACAAGCCCTGGGTCGGCGTCGGGGCCGCGTGGAACGAGGCCACGCCCTGCAACACCACCCTCGACCGCCAGGCCATCGCCGCCGCCGACGGCGTCAAGGCGGCCGGCGGAACCCCCAGGCGTTTCCACACCATCAGCGTCTCCGACGGCATCGGCATGGGCCACCAGGGCATGAAGGCCAGCCTCGTCAGCCGCGAGGTCATCGCCGACTCGGCCGAGCTCATGTTCCGCGCCCACGGCTACGACGCCTTCGTCGGCATCGCCGGCTGCGACAAGTCCCTGCCCGGCATGCTCATGGCCATGGCCCGCCTCAACCGACCGTCGGTCTTCCTCTACGGCGGCACCATCCTCCCAGGAGAACTCGACGGCAAAAAACTCACCGTCCAGGACGTCTACGAGGCCGTCGGCGCCCACTCGGCCGGCAAGATCGACGACGAACAACTCCGCCGCGTCGAGTGCGCCGCCTGCCCGTCGGCCGGCTCCTGCGGCGGCCAGTTCACCGCCAACACCATGGCCACCGTCGCCGAAGCCATCGGTATGGCCCTTCCCGGCAGCGGCTCCCCGCCCGCCGTCGACGAGTCGCGAGACGAGTATGCAAAACAGTGCGGCGACGCCGTCCTTCAACTATTGATGAATGACGTCAAACCGCGCGACATCATGACGATGAAGGCGTTTGAGAACGCCGTCGCCGTCGCCGCCGCCACGGGTGGCTCTACAAACGTCGCGTTGCACCTTCCAGCATTGGCGGCCGAGTGTGGTTTGACGCTCACGCTCGACGACATCGACCGCATCAGCCGCCGCACGCCGATCATCGCCGACCTCAAGCCGTTCGGCCGCTACACCGCCTACGAGGTCCACCAGGCCGGCGGCATCCCCGCGATCCTCAAGGTCCTCCTCGACGCCGACCTGCTCCACGGCGACACGCTCACCGTCACCGGCCGCACGATGGCGGAGAACCTCAAAGACGTCGTTCTCAAGGAAGATCAGGACGTCGTCGTCCCCGTGAGCAAGGCCTACGAACCCCACGGCGGCCTGCACGTCCTCCGCGGATCGCTCGCCCCCGACGGCTGCGTCATCAAGACCGCCGGCGTCAAACGCCTCCAGCACCGCGGCCCGGCCAAGTGCTTCGACTGCGAGGAAGACGCCATGGCCGCGGTGCAGGCGAGCAAGATCGTCGCCGGCGACGTCGTCGTGATCCGCTACGAAGGACCCAAGGGTGGCCCCGGCATGCGCGAGATGCTCGGCGTCACCGCCGCCATCGTCGGGCAGGGCCTCGGCTACGACGTCTGCATGATCACCGACGGCCGCTTCTCGGGCGCCACCCGCGGCCTCATGATCGGCCACTGCGGCCCCGAGGCCCAGGTCGGCGGCCCCATCGCCCTCGTCCGCGACGGCGACACCATCGCCATCGACGCCCACGCCGGCACGATCGAACTGGAGGTGAGCGACGACGACCTCACCCGCCGCCGCGCCGCCTGGACCCCGCGCGTCACCGACTACACGACCGGCGCCATCGCCAAATACGCGGCATTAGTCGGCCCCGCCAGCGGCGGTGCAGTGACGAGCCAACCGGCCACGTGA